GACGCTCGCTGGCCCTTCCTGTCGTTGGTCGTCACATCCCAGCGTCAGCGGGGCTTCGAGAGGGGCTGATGGCCTGATGTCCTTCCAAGACGGTCTAGGCTCCTGGCCGTCAGGGTGTACCTTCTCCGGCATCCTGGCGGCCAAAACCCACTTTCAGTCACCCCATAACAAAGCATTTACTATCCGTTCAGATTAGGAAACATGTCAATAACACTGGGTTTAAAGCGAAAGGTGCTGGGGTACTCCCCCATCACCCGTGGAACCAGATAGGGATGTTATTGGAACCAATGAGGAAGGAGGAGATGATTTGGAGTGAAAAAAGAATAAAAATGTAAAAATTTTAAGGATTAGATATACATGCCAAACAATGACAACAACAGATCATCCCAGACGTTTGGGGTTGTGTTAGAAACCGATATTTTGAACGTGCCTGCGATTTTGGACGCCCTTAACACCATTCCTGGCGTGAGGATAAGAAGCCAACGCATATCTTCTGGAAGGCTTCGCTTCGTTGAGCTAGATAAGTAAAGGGGGCGTCAAGATGGGGAAGGAAAATTCGCTATCCTCAGTGGATACTCTCAAGCCGAACGATGGTCCCCCAGAGGACCAGAAGAACTGGCTTATGGTGCTGGATATAGAGGCCAGGGCTCTCCATCATCCCATTATGGTTCAAAGGGCTCCCGACTTCAAGGATGGGAGGTGGCTATTCTGCGATGATATTGGAAGAGGATTCATCCACGCCCGGACGATCCTTCCCAATGAGCTTGTCTTTGATTTCGACACTGAGGACTGGCTAATCGTCAAGGAGGAAGGCGACAAGCTCTTGAAATTCATGGACGGGCAAGATATCCCATACCTTCTTACATATACCGGAGGCAAGGGAATCCATGTCCATGTATTCTTCGACATCAACGCTTTAGGTCTGCCACCGGAGCTGTTGCCGGGAAGGGAGGGCAGAAGTAAGACCGGAGTTGATACGTTTAACGAACTCCGGGTCTGGCTCTACAAGAACATAGTTAAAGCAGCCAATGTCGATGGGAAACGGGCCAAGCTTGACGCAACCCGATATAAGTGGGGTGCGGATAAGAGTGGCCAGCTCATAAGAGAATTGGGGTGCGTCCGAATCGATGGGGGGCGAAAGGTGATTTTACCTTCGATACCGGACCACCGACCATCAACGGGTGAATATCCAGTCTGGTTTCCCGATGATGTAAAGTTGTGGGACCCTGGGGTTCTTTCACAAAGTGCATTGGAAGAGCTGGCTAAGAAGGATAAGAAGGTTAAAAAAGAGTCTCTGTCGGTGAATGCCATCACCTCCCCCCTGATGGCTTTTCCCTGCTATCGTTACATAATGGAGAACGGAGCCCCGAAGGGTCACCGCCATAATGGGGCTTTAACCTTGGCATTGATGAACCGATACAAGGGCCGTAGTGAGGCCGAGGCCGCAGAAGATATCAAGACATTTACAAAGGTATCCTTCGAACCCTCTCCTGAGCAGGAAGTCGAGAACCTGGAGACCCTTTCCAACATCTATAAGTCAGACATGGGTTGGAGTTGTGTCCTTATCCGGGATGCGTTCGAGAAGTCCTGTAATAAGAGCTGGTGCCCCTTGTGCCAAGCTCCGAAGGTTGAAGGGAAGGACGAACAACTGGAAAAGGACATACCATCCAGGATAGTAGAAATTGCGTTAAATGGGGAGGAAAACACCCTATTCCACGATGATTATGGAGACCCATATATCAGAGCCCGTCAGAACGGGCATTGGGAGATAATGCCGATAAACGGCTCCCTGGGCAAGTGGTTGTCATATCAATATTGGAAAAAATATAATAAAGTGCCGGGGTCCGATGGCATCAATTCGGCGCTTACCGTTCTCAAGGGGCGGGCGATCCACGAGGGAGAACAATATTCTCTTCATGTTCGAGTGGCAGAGCATGACGGGGCTTTCTGGTATTATCTCAGTGACGAGCAGAGACGGGCGATAAGGATAGATGGCAACGGCTGGAATATCGTTGAGCCCCCGATTCTGTTCAAGCATTATGCCCATATGCTCCCCCAGGACGAACCGGAACGTTCGACCAGGGGTGGGCATCTCGATGATTTCCTTAAGCTATTGAACCTAAAAAAGACCGACAGGGACTTTTTCAAAGTAATGCTCGTGGTCGATCTGGTCCCCGGCATACCTCAGATAGGGTTAAACCTGACCGGCCAGCAGGGGTCCTGTAAGACCACCGCAATGAAACTTGAAAAGATGCTGATCGACCCGTCGAGCGTCGTTGTCGTCTCCAAGATCAAGGATGAGGATGAGCTGATCCGCATCTTCGCCAAACACCATATCGTCGCCTTCGATAATGTTTCTCGCATCCCTGGAGACATTGGCGATCTGTTCTGTCAGGCCATCACCGGAGGGGCCATGACCACCAGGGCCAAATACACCGATGACGACGATTTCATTCGCTCCTTTAAGATCATATTGCGTCTAAACGGGATAAGCAACGAGGCGCGAAAATCGGACCTATTGGAGCGGCTCATAATCCTCGACCTGGACCGCATTAAGGATGATGAAAGACGGTCTGAGGAAGAGATATGGTCAGACTTCTATACAGATCGCAAGTACGTTCTAGCTGAACTATTGGACCTATTATCTGAGGCCATACGAAAGAAAAAAGATATGGCGAGATCCACAGCCCCCCGGATGGCCGATTGGTTCCATTGGGGGGAGGCCGTCGGCATGGCAATGGGCCATGAACGAGAGTGGTTCCGTGAAAAGTTCAAAACATACGAGGACCGCCAGGACAATGAGGCCATAGAACAATCCATATTGGCCACCCTCATCGAGGAAATTGTTAGGGTGGGGGAGCCATTCATTGGGACCGCTACCGATCTCCTTTCTGCGCTAAAAAACCAAGCGGATATGGATGGGATAAACACCAAGGTCCGAGAATGGCCTTCGGATGGCGTTGTCCTCGGAAAACGTCTAACCCCTCTTATCCCGAATCTTGAAAAAAATGGCATCCATGTAGAGCGGATAAGATATGATAAGCTATCCATGGAACAAGAGGAGGATTTGGGCAACAGGGACCCCAACCGGATATATCGCCCCCAGGATAGGATAGTCGTTATCGAGCGGCCACCGGAACAGGACAAGAACAAACCGGGTTCTGAAAAGAAAGCTACCTGTTCAGGGAAGCCAGATGCTAATTTTAAACAGATGAACAGGTGAACAGGAAAAATGGCATTGTAAGAGGTCCCATGTCCGTTCTTATATCTTCGCAGCTCCATAATGGGGTTCACTGAGATGCCGTCGAAAGAGCGTCGTCTCGGTGATGCGGTAGAAAACTTCTTAGAAACCAAGAGAAAGAAGAAGAGGCCTGAGCAAACGATCAAAGGATATAGATGGATGATAAAGAAAGTGAACCGTGCCCTCACGGAAGCGGGATATGACCCCTATCCCAACAAATGGACAGAGGACACGGTGAACTTTCTGCTCGATGATGTCTATTGCGAATCGCAACCCGGGGTCGTGAGGCGGGAGTTCAGCATCCTGAATTCTTACCTAATGTTCCACGGGAACGACATCAAGGAGAAAATGGAGCTGGAATGGCAGGAAGATGAACGTAAGAACGTGCATTGGCTGACATTCGCTCAGGCCCGGACGATCGAGCAAGAGGCAAAGGGGTTTGAACGTATCGTAGTCCATCTGGAGCTTCACATCGGGCTAAGGCGCGTGGAAGTGCTAAGGCTCACCGTGAAGGATATCCAGATGGGTTACTTCAACGTCCTGGGCAAGGGGCGACGGGGCGGGAAGTGGAGACAAAACCCCTTCGACCCCGAAACCAACGCCGAGCTAAACCATTTCTTCGAGCTTAGGGACATGGAGATCAGGAAGGCCAGGGCAAAGAATCCCGCCGTGGTCGTTCCTGATAACCTCTTGATCTATGAGAGAGGGGGGGAATTATTCCCATATAAGCGGACCGCTGTGGATGGTATGCTAAAACGTATTCAAGAGCGGACCGGGGTTGAGTTCTCGAACCATGTCCTTAGACGGCAGTTCGCCAAAGAGCTGCATATGTCCGGGGAACCTATCTCCAAGATAAGCGAACTGTTAGGACATAAGGACGAAAAAACGACCAAGCTCTATATCGGGATCGACATGGACCAAAAGGTAGATTCCATGAACCGCCTCGCCCAATGGAGGGCGCAACAAACGGCCCAAATGGGCTTGCCCCAAAATCGGGGCATTTTTGACGAAGCCAGTAAAGTGAGTGGACAGAGCGGGAATCACCACTCCATTGAGCCAGATGGTCCGTTTTCAAATGTCAATAACCTATGGCCGTTCGTACTGGCAGCTGCTTGCTAAACCCATTACATCTTTTTTTCTTTGAACCTTATAAAATGGGGGCAAATCTCCTCATCTATCTTTTTCTTGGGATGTTGGGATGACATACTACTCTACTACTACTGGATAGGAAGAAAGTAACGTCCCAACTATGGGTTGGGATGGGGTTGGGACGTTTGGATAGGCCGGGGAGCGGACGTTGTGATTCAATCACGCCTTCTCCTCGACCCCCTCTTCGGAAGCAGCACATAGTGCAGAATTCAAAACCATCAGCATCGAGGCCGCCCGGAGCGGCCGGGGGAGTCGGTAGGTTGTATGGGCTATAGGGCATTTGTTATCAGATTCCTCCATCGTTCCCTGCGAGGGCCCGCCACCTCTGACATATAGTCGCTAATAGTGTTATGAAAGCTGTGAGCGCTTGCCATTTAAGATGTTCATGGTATTTTTCGGGCTGTGTGTTTTAAAGCCAAATTATTAATTTTGTGTATTTCCTGCTATACTGCCGTGCCCGTTCCATCAGGCCTATTAGAAAGCTATTTGGGCTATGCCTATGTCCAGAGCAATTATTTTACATCGGGCGCTATAGACCTCAGTGGGATTAGTTGGATTTATCCTACAACACTACTGCCTTCAATTGGTTTGTTGGTAAATCATCCAGACGCTACCTATGTCCCACCTAGAGATCCAAACGTTGCGACATACATAGATACCATGTTGATGCGGGATTTTCACCATGTATCTAGTAGCGCTTCTTATGTCCCAATCGTCGCACTTCCAGAGAACGAGAAAGAACTTGATCCTGTCCTTCGTCGTTTATATGGATTAAATAAAGATGGCAAAGACTACGGTGGTCAAAATGCCTTTAAATACCTAGTTGGCGAGCTAGTAACGAACGTATATGAGCACTCTGGCTTTTCACATGCATTAGTGATGGCACAAAAATACCAAAGCAAGGGTTTTGTTGACATCAGTTTTTACGATGATGGTAGAACAATACCAGGTAGCTTAAGCGCAGCAGGCATGATTTTTAATAACGACGTTGAGTCTATCGTAGAGGCCGTTAACGGTCTTTCTTCGAAAGAAACCGAAGGACGGGGTTATGGGCTCCAAACCAATGTTCGAATTTGCACGGAAGGGCTGGGTGCAAAAATACTAATTGTTTCCAGAAACGGAGCTCTCTCATTTGAAAGCCCTGAACCGAAAGGATATATGCTTAGAGATGCATACAAACTACAAGGCACAAGCATAAATATAAGATTGCCATACCCGGCGCAGGAGGTCGACATCATTGAGTATATCGAAGGAGAAAGAGTTCGAGATTAGGGCTTATCTCTCCGAGGATTTAGCTACAAGGAACAGGGCAATCCAGTTCTTCGACATTATAGAATCGACCGACGCAGAGAACATTGTCGTTAACTTCGCAAACACTCTCTCGATATCTCGATCCTTTGCTGATGAATATGCGAAGAGGAAAAGGGCTTTTAAGGCTCCAATTAGGGAGATAAATGTTCCTACCAACATCCAAAAAATGTTTGATGTTGTTAACTCTCCAGCTAAGAAGAAACAGGTTGTCAACACAGAGAAGTTAAAAATTATGATGCTGTGAGCGGTGACCTTTTGAATATTTTTCATCGAATTAAATGACTCAGGGCATCCATTTGAAAAGGAAGTTAAAGGAAGGGTTGAGGTTTTACGGAATGTGATTAGGGTGAGGATGAAGGCATATGTACGCAATCGTCCGAAGTGAATCCCTCTTCCCCTTCACAGAATGTTGGAAGACCTGGGCCGAATATTTTTTTCCCCTCTTTTTCAAGGGCTCCACACTTTTGGTTCAGCTCGAACAGTAATTTTAATTCCTGGGTCTTTTTGTACGTTTTTGATTTAGGATATGTATATGCTTTTAACACCGCCTTATCTAGCCTCTCGTGAGCATCTCGGAGCGGATTGTTACCTGGCATTTCGAGAGTTCTATAGAGTTCCCTCAATGACCAATTATGCTCCAATCTTAATTCGTTTCTAATTTTTCGTAAATCTCTTCCCGCAACAGCTATTTCTTGAGCAATTGATACGCATCTAGAGAATGGTTCAGGAATTGAAGGATCGTGATACTCAATATCTATCCCCCATTGTGGCCATGGGTATGAGTCAAAGACTGTCTCTGTAGTATACCTAAACCTCTCAGTAAGGGTTGAGCATCTAGCTTTAAACCATGCCCAGTGAAACGAACTTTGGAGAATTCCATAAGAGTAGTCATCTTGAAGTGGAAATGCAATGAGAGCGGCATTAGGATGTATCTCCGATGAGACAAATTCGAAGATAGGGCGCTTTGTGACCTGCCCACATGCGACATAACGATCGATACTTGCGATTTTCTTCATGAGATCTCCCCTTCCCCTCCAGAGGAGCCACCACTTCTCTAAATGCAGCTGCCTAGCTTTCACCTTCCTTTTAGTGACTTTAAACTCCTCAGTCTCTTGTTGCGCGTTCTCAATCATTTTTGGTAATACACGCTCTTGAATAATTTTGAATGTTTTTGGGTATCGCATCACATCAGGCAAAGTCTCCCTAGGTTGAAAGTCAATAACATAGCGTTTAGGTAGGGAATCCTGATCGCCTATCAGCTCCTCCGCAATAAGAAATGGAAAGGTAATTTCTTTAGCCATGGGCTCTTCTGATACAAGAGTTTCTCGCTCCTCAGGTGTTAGCAGAAAACCTTCATGACCTTGTGTCTGGCCTTGATAACAAAATCTCGGTTCTAGGTTGGCTTTCAATACCAAGGCTTTTGTGACATCAAAATCCGCAGATAACGTTGGTGGAATGACATCCAACTCCCATTCTTCCCAAACCCCCTTTTTCTTTTCGCCTAATAATCGCCTTAACTTCTTTTTCCCGACAGAATCAGTTGGCGATTTTATCCAATTGACAATAGATACATGTACTGCTGCTGAGCCGCTCCAAGGCATGGTTGAAATTGCATCACAAATAACACCGCCATTAGATACAATATAATCTAATCCTCCAATCCTTGAGTATGTCTCACGGATAGTGTTGGTTCCTACAAGGCCAGCCCTACCATCAGCAGGCAGTAAATCATGAGCCTTCCTGAACCAGTAAACGCAATAATCAGCTCGCCCTGGCATTTCTGGAAAGACCTCATGGAGATGCTCGACATACTCTGGACTGTACTCATCCTGCATCTTATTTTTTGATTGATATGGTGGGTTTCCGATGATTGCATTAGCTAGTGGCCAAGGAATCAACAGTGCATCTTTCTGGATAAAATTGTCATCTAGATTATCGAACGGTAGCGGGTCTTCTACCTCGAATAGTCGATCGATTTTGGTGAACTTGTTGAACTCTTCGATTGTTATCTTCTTTGCCATGGCTAATGTGATCTTAGCAAGCTCGATACCGAGCGGATTTAGATCTATACCATAGAATTGGTTGCACTTTATTTTTGAATGTAAGCTATGAAGCGAGACTGAGTATTCAGTAACAATTTTTTTAAGAAGATGAATCTCCAGAGCTCGAAACTCACGATATGCGACATAAAGGAAGTTACCGCTCCCACATGCGGGATCAAGCACAATGAACTTGCCCATTTCGTCATGTATTTGATAAAGTTCTTTGAGTGTCTTCGCCCCTTCTATTCTTTCCCTCCAGGGTCGTAATATCGTTGGCTCAACTACACTCATGATCTCGGATAATAACGTGTAGTGAGCTCCTGTAACGTGCCTTTCCTCTTTTCCCAAACTATCTTCAAAGATGGTCCCGAAAATCGAGGGTTGCACTTTCGACCAGTCCGAAACAGAAGCTTCTTTCAAAATTTGCAGTTCGTCAGGGTTAAGTTCGATAGGATAAACGGTGGAGAATATGCCTCCGTTGAAATATTTAACACCCTTGTATTTGCCTCCTGAGGCTACTTCCTGGTTGTTCATCTGCTTAAATAAACCCTGAAATAAATCATAAGTTGATTGACCATTCAGACAATCCTCAATAAGGGATGTAAATAAGGTGCTATCTGGAAACATTCCAGAATCCTCTGCGAATAGACAGACAAGACATTGAAGAGAAAATCTCCTTGCTTTAACATGATCAATTTTTCGTTTAACTAGGCTGTTATATAGTTGGGCAATCTTATCGGCGGCCTCTTCGGTGACTTCAACGAGATTATTACCAAAAATGGGCTTAACCGGTTCTGGACAAAGAAATGCCAATGCTTTCCATCGTTCTTTCAGTTGTTTTAATGGAACTTTATCAAGGGGTTCCCTCTGAACGTTCCAATCATATATCCAGAATTCGTCAAAGTTACACAAAATAACATACTTGGGACGGTTCCCATATGTATTATCCCAATAGATCTTTGCCTGTTGAAAGTGGTCGGCAAGCTTCTCACCGCGCGCCTTCATCTCGAATAAGACGATATGGGGCCAGAGTAGATCACAAAATTTAGTCCTCATATCGACGACAATCTGTTTCTCCAGAGCTGCTCCAGCTTCAATTACTCCCTTATTACCATATGCGATAAATAATCGGTCGAGGAATAAATGAGCTTCACCCTTCTCATATCCACTCAGTCCAGAAGCATACTCAATAAATTCAACGACCTTCCCCTCTTCCATACAACCATAATTGATATTATACCGATAAAACTAGGCGCCCTGGTTCCTCGTTAATGAGATAGGTATGGAGAAGTCGTCAGATATTAAAAGAGTCGAAGAAAAGGACACAAAAGGGCTTTTTTACAACCAGCTTAGAAAGAAGATTCCTCCGCCGTAACGAGCTTTACCAGCTAGCTTCAAGTTCATCCTAAACTAGGGCTACTTTAGGATTGCTGGACCAAGATTCATTAGTACCATACGACATGATTACGACATCATGCCAGATGGGGATATTTGGAAGCGACTGGAGGACGAACCTCCGAGAGCATATCAGGCCTTCGAGCAGCACCTCAACCTCGGACCCGGGAGGTCAGTGGTGGAGCTCTCCAAGACCGATAAGGTGAACGTTTCCCTTCGACAGCTCCAGCGGTATTCGGTCGATTACTCTTGGAGCGAGAGAGCTCTCGCCTGGGATGATCACTGTTTTGAACTCTCCCGACAGGCCAGCGAGCGGGAATATGTGAAGATGTCCCAATATCACGCCGAGGCCTCGCGAGCTCTCATCAAAAAGGGCATGAAGCGACTTGAGCAATTGGATTCGGAGAAACTCACCCCGGCCGACGCTGGACGTTTTATCGTAGATGGCATCAAGGCCGAGAGACTGGCCCGAGGCCTAACCACGGAGAGCACGAGTACGAGCCTAAACGCCAACATGAAGGTAGAACATGACCGCTTCCTCACCATCCGAGCCCTCCAGGACCCTGGAGTATCAGCAACCATCGACCAGCTCCTCGAACAGCTCGCTAACCCTAGCCAGACTCTCCCCGGCCGGACTAGCGATAATGGCCAGCCGTGGGAAGTGGATTCCCGCTAAACATCTGAGGCTCCTGGACCACAAGCTCCGGGACGTGGCTACGGGATACTGCCCGAGGCTTATCATCACCATGCCTCCCCGTCATGGGAAGTCCATGCTCGTAAGCCAATACTTTCCGCCCTGGTTCCTGGGCACGTTCCCGGATAAG
The nucleotide sequence above comes from Methanomassiliicoccus sp.. Encoded proteins:
- a CDS encoding site-specific integrase, giving the protein MGFTEMPSKERRLGDAVENFLETKRKKKRPEQTIKGYRWMIKKVNRALTEAGYDPYPNKWTEDTVNFLLDDVYCESQPGVVRREFSILNSYLMFHGNDIKEKMELEWQEDERKNVHWLTFAQARTIEQEAKGFERIVVHLELHIGLRRVEVLRLTVKDIQMGYFNVLGKGRRGGKWRQNPFDPETNAELNHFFELRDMEIRKARAKNPAVVVPDNLLIYERGGELFPYKRTAVDGMLKRIQERTGVEFSNHVLRRQFAKELHMSGEPISKISELLGHKDEKTTKLYIGIDMDQKVDSMNRLAQWRAQQTAQMGLPQNRGIFDEASKVSGQSGNHHSIEPDGPFSNVNNLWPFVLAAAC
- a CDS encoding sensor histidine kinase; translated protein: MPVPSGLLESYLGYAYVQSNYFTSGAIDLSGISWIYPTTLLPSIGLLVNHPDATYVPPRDPNVATYIDTMLMRDFHHVSSSASYVPIVALPENEKELDPVLRRLYGLNKDGKDYGGQNAFKYLVGELVTNVYEHSGFSHALVMAQKYQSKGFVDISFYDDGRTIPGSLSAAGMIFNNDVESIVEAVNGLSSKETEGRGYGLQTNVRICTEGLGAKILIVSRNGALSFESPEPKGYMLRDAYKLQGTSINIRLPYPAQEVDIIEYIEGERVRD
- a CDS encoding class I SAM-dependent DNA methyltransferase; this translates as MEEGKVVEFIEYASGLSGYEKGEAHLFLDRLFIAYGNKGVIEAGAALEKQIVVDMRTKFCDLLWPHIVLFEMKARGEKLADHFQQAKIYWDNTYGNRPKYVILCNFDEFWIYDWNVQREPLDKVPLKQLKERWKALAFLCPEPVKPIFGNNLVEVTEEAADKIAQLYNSLVKRKIDHVKARRFSLQCLVCLFAEDSGMFPDSTLFTSLIEDCLNGQSTYDLFQGLFKQMNNQEVASGGKYKGVKYFNGGIFSTVYPIELNPDELQILKEASVSDWSKVQPSIFGTIFEDSLGKEERHVTGAHYTLLSEIMSVVEPTILRPWRERIEGAKTLKELYQIHDEMGKFIVLDPACGSGNFLYVAYREFRALEIHLLKKIVTEYSVSLHSLHSKIKCNQFYGIDLNPLGIELAKITLAMAKKITIEEFNKFTKIDRLFEVEDPLPFDNLDDNFIQKDALLIPWPLANAIIGNPPYQSKNKMQDEYSPEYVEHLHEVFPEMPGRADYCVYWFRKAHDLLPADGRAGLVGTNTIRETYSRIGGLDYIVSNGGVICDAISTMPWSGSAAVHVSIVNWIKSPTDSVGKKKLRRLLGEKKKGVWEEWELDVIPPTLSADFDVTKALVLKANLEPRFCYQGQTQGHEGFLLTPEERETLVSEEPMAKEITFPFLIAEELIGDQDSLPKRYVIDFQPRETLPDVMRYPKTFKIIQERVLPKMIENAQQETEEFKVTKRKVKARQLHLEKWWLLWRGRGDLMKKIASIDRYVACGQVTKRPIFEFVSSEIHPNAALIAFPLQDDYSYGILQSSFHWAWFKARCSTLTERFRYTTETVFDSYPWPQWGIDIEYHDPSIPEPFSRCVSIAQEIAVAGRDLRKIRNELRLEHNWSLRELYRTLEMPGNNPLRDAHERLDKAVLKAYTYPKSKTYKKTQELKLLFELNQKCGALEKEGKKIFGPGLPTFCEGEEGFTSDDCVHMPSSSP